In a single window of the Solea senegalensis isolate Sse05_10M linkage group LG1, IFAPA_SoseM_1, whole genome shotgun sequence genome:
- the oc90 gene encoding otoconin-90 isoform X3, which yields MFLIWIFILSAAPTALCGSSSLFCPNPDTGDQNTDFLTDCLGLRFTWLHTLFDNFPSLLSFAVRLHCETGLCPRDLEDYGCSCRFVAAGSPVDPLDICCDTHRLCYQNAAPCRQTLPLLPDNFTCLSTNSSCDVVDPCQQTFCECDQAAIHCISLSSLHHNSTLRGTAESLCSAGNQTDLLNVTMETEEAFREADFLSALNQSVNLSSALLSTDPLTVSVLSLSSRVDHQSDTTGKDKDLITLPPGQPPLLAAADSDQFKSLSEVSLLSVTDKHVTVMTSQTDIIVTTTTSEEGVFVSAGSVVTTSSVLSQNKQTAPPPESSEEEEDEEDELIFLTSATPTSSAATPVRFIIMTTQEGPLTSAKPRSDVSVSTRTTTTREPGKTPTLTMTEEESEEEEPQEKTDKPPCVGGATADSSQEKYEWGVAQKRTAPFFALTLLESVGLTEFQLQPDTKECTHSFTVYGGDGQARRELPALGEMLHCLTGRCPHEYEMYGCYCGQEGKGQPVDQLDRCCFFHHCCLKQITTLGCRSNRKLNAVTSCDNGKPRCRGVSLCDKLQCVCDRSTAVCLSASHFNHSLTSHNCGGAMPSCRHGNKPTNPRLSQPSSEETEETPGGRSNDDEEVNNSEENTEPLTSFNYRPGPVQSQGHQTPGGMQEEEEEKEEEEEEGKEEEEEEEGDGN from the exons TGGAAGCTCCTCCCTCTTCTGCCCGAACCCTGACACCGGCGACCAGAACACGGACTTCCTGACGG actGCCTAGGCCTGCGCTTCACCTGGCTCCACACGCTCTTTGATAACTTCCCGTCGTTGCTGAGCTTCGCAGTGAGACTTCACTGTGAGACGGGTCTCTGTCCACGAGACCTGGAGGATTATGGCTGCTCCTGTCGATTTGTGGCGGCTGGAAGTCCTGTGGATCCTCTGGACAT ctgctgcgACACTCACAGGCTGTGTTACCAGAACgctgccccctgcaggcagACGCTGCCACTGCTCCCTGACAACTTCACATGTTTGTCgacaaacagcagctgtg ATGTCGTTGATCCGTGTCAGCAGACGTTTTGTGAGTGTGACCAGGCGGCCATCCACTGCATCAGCCTCAGCTCGCTGCATCACAACTCAACACTGAGGGGCACCGCTGAGTCGCTCTGCTCTGCCGGCAATCAAACAG atctgCTCAATGTCACCATGGAGACGGAGGAAGCCTTCAGAGAAGCAG atTTTCTCTCAGCACTCAACCAGTCTGTGAACTTAAGCTCCGCCCTCCTGTCGACAG ATCccctgactgtgtctgtcctgtCACTGAGCAGCAGAGTGGATCATCAGAGTGACACCACAGGGAAGGACAAGGACCTCATCACTCTGCCACCGGGCCAACCCCCACTGCTGGCAGCTGCTG ACTCGGATCAGTTTAAGTCTCTGAGTGAAGTTTCCTTGCTGAGCGTCACAGACAAACACGTAAccgtgatgacatcacagactgACATCATCGTCACAACCACAACGTCAGAGGAAG gtgtttttgtctctgcaggttCAGTCGTCACCACTTCATCAGTGTTGtcacaaaacaagcaaacagcTCCGCCCCCAGAGtcatcagaggaagaagaggatgaagaagatgagCTCA TTTTTCTAACGTCGGCGACGCCCACTTCGTCGGCGGCGACTCCGGTGAGGTTCATCATCATGACGACACAGGAGGGGCCTTTAACCTCGGCTAAACCTCGCTCCGACGTCAGCGTGTCCACCAGAACCACGACAACACGAGAACCAGGAAAAACTCCCACATTAACCATGACGGAGGAGgagtctgaggaggaggagcctcagGAGAAGACGGACAAACCTCCgtgtgtgggtggagccacAGCCGACAGCTCGCAGGAAAAAtatg AATGGGGCGTGGCTCAGAAAAGAACCGCCCCCTTCTTTGCTCTCACTCTTCTAGAATCTGTCGGTTTGACAGAGTTTCAGCTTCAGCCAGACACCAAAG AGTGCACTCACTCCTTCACCGTGTACGGTGGTGATGGGCAAGCGAGGCGGGAGCTGCCGGCGCTGGGCGAGATGCTTCACTGTCTCACGGGACGATGTCCACATGAATATGAGATGTACGGCTGCTACTGCGGTCAGGAGGGCAAAGGTCAACCTGTGGATCAGCTGGACAG GTGTTGTTTCTTCCATCACTGCTGCCTGAAGCAAATCACTACTCTGGGCTGCAGATCTAACAGGAAACTCAACGCTGTCACTTCCTGCGACAACGGAAAACCTCGAT GCCGCGGTGTCAGTTTGTGCGAcaaacttcagtgtgtgtgcgaCAGAAGCACGGCCGTGTGTTTGTCGGCTTCTCATTTCAACCACAGTCTGACGTCACATAATTGCGGTGGTGCCATGCCCAGCTGTCGCCACGgcaacaaaccaacaaacccACGCCTTTCCCAACCATCCAGTGAGGAGACCGAGGAGACACCGGGAGGAAGATCTAATGACGATGAAGAGGTGAACAACAG TGAGGAGAACACAGAGCCACTGACAAGCTTCAACTACAGACCCGGTCCAGTTCAGAGCCAAGGACACCAAACACCAGGGGgcatgcaggaggaggaggaggaaaaagaggaagaagaagaggaaggaaaagaggaggaggaagaagaagagggagatgGAAACTAG
- the oc90 gene encoding otoconin-90 isoform X2 has product MFLIWIFILSAAPTALCGSSSLFCPNPDTGDQNTDFLTDCLGLRFTWLHTLFDNFPSLLSFAVRLHCETGLCPRDLEDYGCSCRFVAAGSPVDPLDICCDTHRLCYQNAAPCRQTLPLLPDNFTCLSTNSSCDVVDPCQQTFCECDQAAIHCISLSSLHHNSTLRGTAESLCSAGNQTDLLNVTMETEEAFREADFLSALNQSVNLSSALLSTDPLTVSVLSLSSRVDHQSDTTGKDKDLITLPPGQPPLLAAADSDQFKSLSEVSLLSVTDKHVTVMTSQTDIIVTTTTSEEGSVVTTSSVLSQNKQTAPPPESSEEEEDEEDELIFLTSATPTSSAATPVRFIIMTTQEGPLTSAKPRSDVSVSTRTTTTREPGKTPTLTMTEEESEEEEPQEKTDKPPCVGGATADSSQEKYEWGVAQKRTAPFFALTLLESVGLTEFQLQPDTKECTHSFTVYGGDGQARRELPALGEMLHCLTGRCPHEYEMYGCYCGQEGKGQPVDQLDRCCFFHHCCLKQITTLGCRSNRKLNAVTSCDNGKPRCRGVSLCDKLQCVCDRSTAVCLSASHFNHSLTSHNCGGAMPSCRHGNKPTNPRLSQPSSEETEETPGGRSNDDEEVNNSDENSELKDDKVSNTPAVVDSTPPPDSGSSEENTEPLTSFNYRPGPVQSQGHQTPGGMQEEEEEKEEEEEEGKEEEEEEEGDGN; this is encoded by the exons TGGAAGCTCCTCCCTCTTCTGCCCGAACCCTGACACCGGCGACCAGAACACGGACTTCCTGACGG actGCCTAGGCCTGCGCTTCACCTGGCTCCACACGCTCTTTGATAACTTCCCGTCGTTGCTGAGCTTCGCAGTGAGACTTCACTGTGAGACGGGTCTCTGTCCACGAGACCTGGAGGATTATGGCTGCTCCTGTCGATTTGTGGCGGCTGGAAGTCCTGTGGATCCTCTGGACAT ctgctgcgACACTCACAGGCTGTGTTACCAGAACgctgccccctgcaggcagACGCTGCCACTGCTCCCTGACAACTTCACATGTTTGTCgacaaacagcagctgtg ATGTCGTTGATCCGTGTCAGCAGACGTTTTGTGAGTGTGACCAGGCGGCCATCCACTGCATCAGCCTCAGCTCGCTGCATCACAACTCAACACTGAGGGGCACCGCTGAGTCGCTCTGCTCTGCCGGCAATCAAACAG atctgCTCAATGTCACCATGGAGACGGAGGAAGCCTTCAGAGAAGCAG atTTTCTCTCAGCACTCAACCAGTCTGTGAACTTAAGCTCCGCCCTCCTGTCGACAG ATCccctgactgtgtctgtcctgtCACTGAGCAGCAGAGTGGATCATCAGAGTGACACCACAGGGAAGGACAAGGACCTCATCACTCTGCCACCGGGCCAACCCCCACTGCTGGCAGCTGCTG ACTCGGATCAGTTTAAGTCTCTGAGTGAAGTTTCCTTGCTGAGCGTCACAGACAAACACGTAAccgtgatgacatcacagactgACATCATCGTCACAACCACAACGTCAGAGGAAG gttCAGTCGTCACCACTTCATCAGTGTTGtcacaaaacaagcaaacagcTCCGCCCCCAGAGtcatcagaggaagaagaggatgaagaagatgagCTCA TTTTTCTAACGTCGGCGACGCCCACTTCGTCGGCGGCGACTCCGGTGAGGTTCATCATCATGACGACACAGGAGGGGCCTTTAACCTCGGCTAAACCTCGCTCCGACGTCAGCGTGTCCACCAGAACCACGACAACACGAGAACCAGGAAAAACTCCCACATTAACCATGACGGAGGAGgagtctgaggaggaggagcctcagGAGAAGACGGACAAACCTCCgtgtgtgggtggagccacAGCCGACAGCTCGCAGGAAAAAtatg AATGGGGCGTGGCTCAGAAAAGAACCGCCCCCTTCTTTGCTCTCACTCTTCTAGAATCTGTCGGTTTGACAGAGTTTCAGCTTCAGCCAGACACCAAAG AGTGCACTCACTCCTTCACCGTGTACGGTGGTGATGGGCAAGCGAGGCGGGAGCTGCCGGCGCTGGGCGAGATGCTTCACTGTCTCACGGGACGATGTCCACATGAATATGAGATGTACGGCTGCTACTGCGGTCAGGAGGGCAAAGGTCAACCTGTGGATCAGCTGGACAG GTGTTGTTTCTTCCATCACTGCTGCCTGAAGCAAATCACTACTCTGGGCTGCAGATCTAACAGGAAACTCAACGCTGTCACTTCCTGCGACAACGGAAAACCTCGAT GCCGCGGTGTCAGTTTGTGCGAcaaacttcagtgtgtgtgcgaCAGAAGCACGGCCGTGTGTTTGTCGGCTTCTCATTTCAACCACAGTCTGACGTCACATAATTGCGGTGGTGCCATGCCCAGCTGTCGCCACGgcaacaaaccaacaaacccACGCCTTTCCCAACCATCCAGTGAGGAGACCGAGGAGACACCGGGAGGAAGATCTAATGACGATGAAGAGGTGAACAACAG tgatgAAAACTCTGAGCTCAAAGATGATAAAGTGTCAAATACTCCTGCTGTTGTCGACtcaactcctcctcctgattCTGGCTCCAGTGAGGAGAACACAGAGCCACTGACAAGCTTCAACTACAGACCCGGTCCAGTTCAGAGCCAAGGACACCAAACACCAGGGGgcatgcaggaggaggaggaggaaaaagaggaagaagaagaggaaggaaaagaggaggaggaagaagaagagggagatgGAAACTAG
- the oc90 gene encoding otoconin-90 isoform X1 — translation MFLIWIFILSAAPTALCGSSSLFCPNPDTGDQNTDFLTDCLGLRFTWLHTLFDNFPSLLSFAVRLHCETGLCPRDLEDYGCSCRFVAAGSPVDPLDICCDTHRLCYQNAAPCRQTLPLLPDNFTCLSTNSSCDVVDPCQQTFCECDQAAIHCISLSSLHHNSTLRGTAESLCSAGNQTDLLNVTMETEEAFREADFLSALNQSVNLSSALLSTDPLTVSVLSLSSRVDHQSDTTGKDKDLITLPPGQPPLLAAADSDQFKSLSEVSLLSVTDKHVTVMTSQTDIIVTTTTSEEGVFVSAGSVVTTSSVLSQNKQTAPPPESSEEEEDEEDELIFLTSATPTSSAATPVRFIIMTTQEGPLTSAKPRSDVSVSTRTTTTREPGKTPTLTMTEEESEEEEPQEKTDKPPCVGGATADSSQEKYEWGVAQKRTAPFFALTLLESVGLTEFQLQPDTKECTHSFTVYGGDGQARRELPALGEMLHCLTGRCPHEYEMYGCYCGQEGKGQPVDQLDRCCFFHHCCLKQITTLGCRSNRKLNAVTSCDNGKPRCRGVSLCDKLQCVCDRSTAVCLSASHFNHSLTSHNCGGAMPSCRHGNKPTNPRLSQPSSEETEETPGGRSNDDEEVNNSDENSELKDDKVSNTPAVVDSTPPPDSGSSEENTEPLTSFNYRPGPVQSQGHQTPGGMQEEEEEKEEEEEEGKEEEEEEEGDGN, via the exons TGGAAGCTCCTCCCTCTTCTGCCCGAACCCTGACACCGGCGACCAGAACACGGACTTCCTGACGG actGCCTAGGCCTGCGCTTCACCTGGCTCCACACGCTCTTTGATAACTTCCCGTCGTTGCTGAGCTTCGCAGTGAGACTTCACTGTGAGACGGGTCTCTGTCCACGAGACCTGGAGGATTATGGCTGCTCCTGTCGATTTGTGGCGGCTGGAAGTCCTGTGGATCCTCTGGACAT ctgctgcgACACTCACAGGCTGTGTTACCAGAACgctgccccctgcaggcagACGCTGCCACTGCTCCCTGACAACTTCACATGTTTGTCgacaaacagcagctgtg ATGTCGTTGATCCGTGTCAGCAGACGTTTTGTGAGTGTGACCAGGCGGCCATCCACTGCATCAGCCTCAGCTCGCTGCATCACAACTCAACACTGAGGGGCACCGCTGAGTCGCTCTGCTCTGCCGGCAATCAAACAG atctgCTCAATGTCACCATGGAGACGGAGGAAGCCTTCAGAGAAGCAG atTTTCTCTCAGCACTCAACCAGTCTGTGAACTTAAGCTCCGCCCTCCTGTCGACAG ATCccctgactgtgtctgtcctgtCACTGAGCAGCAGAGTGGATCATCAGAGTGACACCACAGGGAAGGACAAGGACCTCATCACTCTGCCACCGGGCCAACCCCCACTGCTGGCAGCTGCTG ACTCGGATCAGTTTAAGTCTCTGAGTGAAGTTTCCTTGCTGAGCGTCACAGACAAACACGTAAccgtgatgacatcacagactgACATCATCGTCACAACCACAACGTCAGAGGAAG gtgtttttgtctctgcaggttCAGTCGTCACCACTTCATCAGTGTTGtcacaaaacaagcaaacagcTCCGCCCCCAGAGtcatcagaggaagaagaggatgaagaagatgagCTCA TTTTTCTAACGTCGGCGACGCCCACTTCGTCGGCGGCGACTCCGGTGAGGTTCATCATCATGACGACACAGGAGGGGCCTTTAACCTCGGCTAAACCTCGCTCCGACGTCAGCGTGTCCACCAGAACCACGACAACACGAGAACCAGGAAAAACTCCCACATTAACCATGACGGAGGAGgagtctgaggaggaggagcctcagGAGAAGACGGACAAACCTCCgtgtgtgggtggagccacAGCCGACAGCTCGCAGGAAAAAtatg AATGGGGCGTGGCTCAGAAAAGAACCGCCCCCTTCTTTGCTCTCACTCTTCTAGAATCTGTCGGTTTGACAGAGTTTCAGCTTCAGCCAGACACCAAAG AGTGCACTCACTCCTTCACCGTGTACGGTGGTGATGGGCAAGCGAGGCGGGAGCTGCCGGCGCTGGGCGAGATGCTTCACTGTCTCACGGGACGATGTCCACATGAATATGAGATGTACGGCTGCTACTGCGGTCAGGAGGGCAAAGGTCAACCTGTGGATCAGCTGGACAG GTGTTGTTTCTTCCATCACTGCTGCCTGAAGCAAATCACTACTCTGGGCTGCAGATCTAACAGGAAACTCAACGCTGTCACTTCCTGCGACAACGGAAAACCTCGAT GCCGCGGTGTCAGTTTGTGCGAcaaacttcagtgtgtgtgcgaCAGAAGCACGGCCGTGTGTTTGTCGGCTTCTCATTTCAACCACAGTCTGACGTCACATAATTGCGGTGGTGCCATGCCCAGCTGTCGCCACGgcaacaaaccaacaaacccACGCCTTTCCCAACCATCCAGTGAGGAGACCGAGGAGACACCGGGAGGAAGATCTAATGACGATGAAGAGGTGAACAACAG tgatgAAAACTCTGAGCTCAAAGATGATAAAGTGTCAAATACTCCTGCTGTTGTCGACtcaactcctcctcctgattCTGGCTCCAGTGAGGAGAACACAGAGCCACTGACAAGCTTCAACTACAGACCCGGTCCAGTTCAGAGCCAAGGACACCAAACACCAGGGGgcatgcaggaggaggaggaggaaaaagaggaagaagaagaggaaggaaaagaggaggaggaagaagaagagggagatgGAAACTAG
- the oc90 gene encoding otoconin-90 isoform X4, whose protein sequence is MFLIWIFILSAAPTALCGSSSLFCPNPDTGDQNTDFLTDCLGLRFTWLHTLFDNFPSLLSFAVRLHCETGLCPRDLEDYGCSCRFVAAGSPVDPLDICCDTHRLCYQNAAPCRQTLPLLPDNFTCLSTNSSCDVVDPCQQTFCECDQAAIHCISLSSLHHNSTLRGTAESLCSAGNQTDLLNVTMETEEAFREADFLSALNQSVNLSSALLSTDSDQFKSLSEVSLLSVTDKHVTVMTSQTDIIVTTTTSEEGVFVSAGSVVTTSSVLSQNKQTAPPPESSEEEEDEEDELIFLTSATPTSSAATPVRFIIMTTQEGPLTSAKPRSDVSVSTRTTTTREPGKTPTLTMTEEESEEEEPQEKTDKPPCVGGATADSSQEKYEWGVAQKRTAPFFALTLLESVGLTEFQLQPDTKECTHSFTVYGGDGQARRELPALGEMLHCLTGRCPHEYEMYGCYCGQEGKGQPVDQLDRCCFFHHCCLKQITTLGCRSNRKLNAVTSCDNGKPRCRGVSLCDKLQCVCDRSTAVCLSASHFNHSLTSHNCGGAMPSCRHGNKPTNPRLSQPSSEETEETPGGRSNDDEEVNNSDENSELKDDKVSNTPAVVDSTPPPDSGSSEENTEPLTSFNYRPGPVQSQGHQTPGGMQEEEEEKEEEEEEGKEEEEEEEGDGN, encoded by the exons TGGAAGCTCCTCCCTCTTCTGCCCGAACCCTGACACCGGCGACCAGAACACGGACTTCCTGACGG actGCCTAGGCCTGCGCTTCACCTGGCTCCACACGCTCTTTGATAACTTCCCGTCGTTGCTGAGCTTCGCAGTGAGACTTCACTGTGAGACGGGTCTCTGTCCACGAGACCTGGAGGATTATGGCTGCTCCTGTCGATTTGTGGCGGCTGGAAGTCCTGTGGATCCTCTGGACAT ctgctgcgACACTCACAGGCTGTGTTACCAGAACgctgccccctgcaggcagACGCTGCCACTGCTCCCTGACAACTTCACATGTTTGTCgacaaacagcagctgtg ATGTCGTTGATCCGTGTCAGCAGACGTTTTGTGAGTGTGACCAGGCGGCCATCCACTGCATCAGCCTCAGCTCGCTGCATCACAACTCAACACTGAGGGGCACCGCTGAGTCGCTCTGCTCTGCCGGCAATCAAACAG atctgCTCAATGTCACCATGGAGACGGAGGAAGCCTTCAGAGAAGCAG atTTTCTCTCAGCACTCAACCAGTCTGTGAACTTAAGCTCCGCCCTCCTGTCGACAG ACTCGGATCAGTTTAAGTCTCTGAGTGAAGTTTCCTTGCTGAGCGTCACAGACAAACACGTAAccgtgatgacatcacagactgACATCATCGTCACAACCACAACGTCAGAGGAAG gtgtttttgtctctgcaggttCAGTCGTCACCACTTCATCAGTGTTGtcacaaaacaagcaaacagcTCCGCCCCCAGAGtcatcagaggaagaagaggatgaagaagatgagCTCA TTTTTCTAACGTCGGCGACGCCCACTTCGTCGGCGGCGACTCCGGTGAGGTTCATCATCATGACGACACAGGAGGGGCCTTTAACCTCGGCTAAACCTCGCTCCGACGTCAGCGTGTCCACCAGAACCACGACAACACGAGAACCAGGAAAAACTCCCACATTAACCATGACGGAGGAGgagtctgaggaggaggagcctcagGAGAAGACGGACAAACCTCCgtgtgtgggtggagccacAGCCGACAGCTCGCAGGAAAAAtatg AATGGGGCGTGGCTCAGAAAAGAACCGCCCCCTTCTTTGCTCTCACTCTTCTAGAATCTGTCGGTTTGACAGAGTTTCAGCTTCAGCCAGACACCAAAG AGTGCACTCACTCCTTCACCGTGTACGGTGGTGATGGGCAAGCGAGGCGGGAGCTGCCGGCGCTGGGCGAGATGCTTCACTGTCTCACGGGACGATGTCCACATGAATATGAGATGTACGGCTGCTACTGCGGTCAGGAGGGCAAAGGTCAACCTGTGGATCAGCTGGACAG GTGTTGTTTCTTCCATCACTGCTGCCTGAAGCAAATCACTACTCTGGGCTGCAGATCTAACAGGAAACTCAACGCTGTCACTTCCTGCGACAACGGAAAACCTCGAT GCCGCGGTGTCAGTTTGTGCGAcaaacttcagtgtgtgtgcgaCAGAAGCACGGCCGTGTGTTTGTCGGCTTCTCATTTCAACCACAGTCTGACGTCACATAATTGCGGTGGTGCCATGCCCAGCTGTCGCCACGgcaacaaaccaacaaacccACGCCTTTCCCAACCATCCAGTGAGGAGACCGAGGAGACACCGGGAGGAAGATCTAATGACGATGAAGAGGTGAACAACAG tgatgAAAACTCTGAGCTCAAAGATGATAAAGTGTCAAATACTCCTGCTGTTGTCGACtcaactcctcctcctgattCTGGCTCCAGTGAGGAGAACACAGAGCCACTGACAAGCTTCAACTACAGACCCGGTCCAGTTCAGAGCCAAGGACACCAAACACCAGGGGgcatgcaggaggaggaggaggaaaaagaggaagaagaagaggaaggaaaagaggaggaggaagaagaagagggagatgGAAACTAG